One genomic window of Actinoplanes lobatus includes the following:
- the panC gene encoding pantoate--beta-alanine ligase, translating to MTNLVHTRAELAAALDAAPGEIAVVMTMGALHEGHRQLMRVARERSPFVVVTIFVNPLQFGPNEDYEKYPRTLDEDLAACRAEGADVVFAPGRDDVYPYGQPSITMHPGPLGEILEGASRPGHFSGMLTVVEKLLMLTRAGVAYFGEKDFQQLALIRRMARDLELPVEIVGVPTVREGDGLALSSRNGYLSPDQRRSALTLSRALREGAVRRDPASVLAVARKILADEPGVRVDYLELTGPDLGPVPEEGPARLLVAARVGTTRLIDNVPLTLEKNA from the coding sequence GTGACGAATTTGGTGCACACCCGGGCCGAGCTGGCGGCCGCCCTGGACGCCGCGCCGGGGGAGATCGCCGTCGTGATGACCATGGGCGCCCTGCACGAGGGGCACCGGCAGTTGATGCGGGTGGCCCGGGAGCGGTCCCCGTTCGTGGTCGTGACGATCTTCGTCAACCCGTTGCAGTTCGGGCCGAACGAGGACTACGAGAAGTACCCGCGCACCCTGGACGAGGACCTCGCCGCCTGCCGGGCCGAGGGCGCCGACGTGGTGTTCGCGCCGGGACGGGACGACGTCTACCCGTACGGGCAGCCGTCGATCACCATGCACCCGGGCCCGCTCGGCGAGATCCTGGAGGGTGCGAGCCGCCCCGGCCACTTCTCCGGGATGCTCACCGTGGTCGAGAAGCTGCTGATGCTCACCCGGGCCGGTGTCGCCTACTTCGGCGAGAAGGACTTCCAGCAGCTGGCGCTGATCCGGCGAATGGCGCGCGACCTGGAGTTGCCCGTCGAGATCGTGGGCGTCCCCACCGTACGCGAAGGGGACGGTCTGGCGCTCTCCAGCCGTAACGGGTATCTCTCGCCGGACCAGCGGCGGTCCGCTCTGACCCTGTCCCGCGCCCTGCGTGAGGGCGCCGTGCGGCGCGACCCCGCGTCGGTCCTGGCCGTCGCCCGCAAGATCCTGGCGGACGAGCCGGGGGTACGCGTGGACTACCTGGAACTGACCGGCCCGGATCTCGGTCCGGTCCCGGAGGAGGGCCCGGCCCGCCTGCTGGTGGCGGCCCGGGTCGGCACCACCCGGCTCATCGACAACGTCCCGTTGACCCTGGAGAAGAACGCCTGA
- a CDS encoding Rossmann-like and DUF2520 domain-containing protein produces the protein MRALTVGVVGAGRVGAVLGAALNAAGHRVVAAAAVSAASRERAARLLPDAAILPADEVARAATDLLLLAVPDDMLAGVVAGLDRTGALHRGPVVAHTSGAHGLAVLGDVNGMALHPAMTFTGADTDLDRLPGIAWGVTAPDRAFATRLVADLGGVPEWIAEESRPVYHAALAHGANHLVTLVNEAADVLRAAGVGEPGRVLAPLLTAALDNALRMGDAALTGPVSRGDAGTVGKHLDRMPAEALPAYLAMARRTADRAIASGRLRPQDATALLDVLSRAAVGSNA, from the coding sequence ATGAGAGCTTTGACCGTCGGCGTCGTGGGCGCCGGCCGGGTCGGCGCCGTGCTCGGCGCGGCCCTGAACGCGGCGGGCCACCGGGTGGTCGCCGCCGCCGCGGTCTCCGCCGCCTCCCGCGAGCGGGCCGCCCGCCTGCTGCCGGACGCCGCGATCCTCCCCGCCGACGAGGTGGCCCGCGCGGCCACCGATCTGCTGCTGCTCGCGGTCCCGGACGACATGCTCGCCGGTGTGGTCGCCGGCCTCGACCGGACCGGGGCGCTGCACCGGGGCCCGGTGGTGGCGCACACCTCAGGGGCTCACGGGCTGGCCGTACTGGGCGATGTGAACGGCATGGCCCTGCACCCCGCGATGACCTTCACCGGCGCGGACACCGACCTGGACCGGCTTCCCGGCATCGCCTGGGGGGTGACCGCCCCGGACCGCGCCTTCGCGACCCGGCTGGTCGCCGATCTGGGCGGCGTGCCCGAGTGGATCGCCGAGGAGTCCCGCCCGGTCTACCACGCGGCTCTGGCGCACGGCGCGAACCACCTGGTCACCCTGGTCAACGAGGCGGCCGACGTGCTGCGCGCGGCCGGCGTCGGCGAGCCGGGCCGGGTGCTGGCCCCGCTGCTGACCGCGGCGCTGGACAACGCGCTGCGGATGGGTGACGCCGCGCTGACCGGGCCGGTCTCCCGGGGCGACGCCGGCACGGTCGGCAAGCACCTGGACCGGATGCCGGCCGAGGCGCTGCCGGCGTACCTGGCGATGGCCCGGCGCACCGCCGACCGGGCGATCGCCTCCGGCCGGCTGCGCCCGCAGGACGCCACCGCCCTGCTCGACGTCCTGTCCCGTGCCGCGGTGGGGAGCAACGCGTGA
- the folK gene encoding 2-amino-4-hydroxy-6-hydroxymethyldihydropteridine diphosphokinase: MTSAVLSLGGNLGDRLAHLRAAVALLGDSVTAVSGIYQTPPWGDSAQPPYLNAVVLVKDPGATPRDWLDRAHACETAEGRVRDPERRFGPRTLDVDVIAVRRDDGAPVVDDDPVLTLPHPRAHLRAFVLVPWLAVDPEAELPGHGPVTALLDTPEVAADLAGVTARPELSLESME, from the coding sequence ATGACCAGCGCGGTGCTTTCCCTGGGCGGGAACCTGGGGGATCGGCTCGCCCACCTGCGGGCCGCCGTGGCGCTGCTCGGCGACAGCGTCACGGCCGTCTCCGGGATCTACCAGACACCTCCGTGGGGAGACAGCGCGCAACCGCCGTACCTCAATGCCGTGGTCCTGGTGAAGGATCCGGGCGCGACCCCGCGCGACTGGCTGGACCGGGCACACGCTTGCGAGACGGCCGAAGGCCGGGTCCGTGACCCGGAGCGACGGTTCGGGCCGCGGACGCTGGACGTCGACGTCATCGCCGTCCGGCGGGACGACGGCGCCCCGGTCGTCGACGACGATCCCGTGCTCACGCTGCCGCACCCGCGCGCCCACCTGCGGGCCTTCGTGCTGGTGCCGTGGCTCGCCGTGGATCCGGAGGCCGAGCTGCCGGGGCACGGCCCGGTCACCGCTCTGCTGGACACGCCCGAGGTGGCGGCGGACCTCGCCGGTGTCACGGCCCGTCCGGAACTGTCGTTAGAGTCGATGGAGTGA
- a CDS encoding DUF3180 domain-containing protein, which produces MSVNPGNDPSRRTDPSLRPTSASALIVAALAAAAVGWLLISTSDLFYYISPLPWTGAGVLGVLAVAEAYLAQNTSARIQRKPGAPPVQPLAVARYAALAKASSLVGALSAGFTAGLLVWLLLEPTDEAGSSVPTAATTLAAAIALIAAALWLERACRVPERPDREDDEANRH; this is translated from the coding sequence GTGAGCGTCAACCCGGGCAACGACCCTTCGCGCCGGACCGATCCCTCGCTCCGGCCGACCAGCGCGTCGGCGCTGATCGTGGCCGCTCTGGCGGCCGCGGCGGTGGGCTGGCTGCTGATCTCCACGAGCGACCTCTTCTACTACATCTCCCCGCTGCCGTGGACCGGCGCGGGCGTGCTCGGGGTGCTCGCCGTCGCCGAGGCCTATCTCGCGCAGAACACCAGCGCCCGGATCCAGCGGAAGCCGGGCGCGCCGCCGGTCCAGCCGCTGGCCGTGGCGCGGTACGCCGCTCTCGCCAAGGCGTCCTCACTGGTCGGCGCCCTGTCCGCCGGGTTCACCGCGGGCCTGCTGGTCTGGCTGCTGCTGGAGCCGACCGACGAGGCCGGGTCGAGCGTGCCCACCGCGGCCACCACCCTGGCCGCCGCGATCGCCCTGATCGCCGCGGCGCTCTGGCTGGAACGCGCTTGCCGGGTCCCGGAGCGCCCCGACCGCGAGGACGACGAGGCCAACCGCCACTGA
- a CDS encoding SAM-dependent methyltransferase produces MGLGWRPAMQAALYGSDGFFVRASEGPRDHFRTSVHSSPLFAGAIARLVERVDAALGHPAAFDLVDVGAGRGELITALLAALPEELAGRVRATAVEIAPQPIGLDPAIRWRREIPESITGLLVATEWLDNVPLDVLETDDDGLLRTVLVDPATGAETLGAEADPADRSWAGRWWPGEGRIEVGRPRDEAWAEAVGSIERGAALCVDYGHVKTERPVFGTLTGFRQGRQVPPVPDGGCDVTAHVAMDAVAAAAGVPHRMVRQREALRALGVDGARPSLETARTDPAGYLRALSAAGAAAELTDPAGLGGHWWLWHGVGLGDHGTMLW; encoded by the coding sequence ATGGGGTTGGGGTGGCGGCCGGCCATGCAGGCGGCGCTCTACGGCAGTGACGGTTTCTTCGTGCGGGCGAGCGAGGGGCCTCGTGATCATTTCCGGACCAGCGTGCACTCGTCGCCGTTGTTCGCCGGGGCGATCGCCCGGCTGGTGGAGCGGGTTGACGCGGCGCTCGGGCATCCGGCCGCGTTCGACCTGGTGGATGTGGGAGCCGGCCGCGGGGAGTTGATCACCGCACTGCTGGCAGCGCTGCCGGAGGAGCTGGCCGGGCGGGTGCGGGCGACCGCGGTGGAGATCGCGCCGCAGCCGATCGGGCTCGACCCGGCGATTCGCTGGCGGCGGGAGATCCCGGAATCGATCACCGGACTCCTGGTGGCTACCGAATGGCTGGACAACGTGCCGCTCGACGTCCTCGAGACCGACGACGACGGGCTCCTGCGGACGGTGCTCGTGGACCCGGCGACCGGCGCCGAGACGCTCGGCGCGGAAGCGGACCCGGCCGATCGTTCCTGGGCCGGCCGCTGGTGGCCGGGAGAGGGCCGGATCGAGGTGGGCCGGCCCCGCGACGAGGCGTGGGCGGAAGCGGTCGGCTCGATCGAGCGGGGTGCCGCGCTCTGCGTCGACTACGGGCATGTGAAGACGGAGCGGCCGGTGTTCGGGACGCTGACCGGATTCCGGCAGGGGCGGCAGGTCCCACCGGTGCCGGACGGCGGCTGCGACGTCACGGCGCACGTGGCGATGGACGCGGTGGCCGCGGCGGCCGGCGTTCCCCATCGGATGGTGCGGCAGCGGGAGGCGCTGCGGGCGCTCGGTGTGGACGGTGCCCGGCCGTCGCTGGAGACCGCCCGGACCGATCCGGCGGGCTATCTGCGGGCGCTGTCCGCGGCGGGGGCGGCGGCCGAGCTGACCGATCCGGCCGGACTCGGCGGACACTGGTGGCTCTGGCACGGTGTCGGCCTCGGCGACCATGGCACGATGCTCTGGTGA
- a CDS encoding NADH-quinone oxidoreductase subunit D, with protein sequence MTVGTGSGLDTADMVLNIGPQHPSTHGVLRLKLTLDGERVVACEPIVGYMHRGAEKLFEVRDYRQIIMLANRHDWLSAFSNELGVVLAVERLMGIEVPERATWLRMALAELNRVLNHLMFLGSYPLEIGAITPMFYAFRERETLQAVMEEVSGGRIHYMFNRIGGLKEEVPAGWTKRARQAVAAVRKRMPDLDGIIHRNDIFMARTVGVGVLSAEDAAAYGASGPVARASGLDFDVRRDEPYLFYEELQVPVVTKTAGDCHARFEVLLEQVYVSLDLIDACLDRVERIGGPVNVRLPKVVKAPEGHTYAWTENPLGVNGYYLVSRGEKTPWRLKLRTASFANVQALATLIPGCLVPDLIAILGSMFFVVGDIDK encoded by the coding sequence ATGACCGTCGGGACCGGCTCCGGGCTCGACACCGCCGACATGGTGCTCAACATCGGGCCGCAACACCCCTCCACGCACGGCGTGCTGCGGCTGAAGCTGACCCTGGACGGCGAGCGGGTGGTCGCCTGCGAGCCGATCGTCGGCTACATGCACCGTGGTGCCGAGAAGCTGTTCGAGGTGCGCGACTACCGGCAGATCATCATGCTGGCGAACCGGCACGACTGGCTGTCCGCCTTCTCCAACGAACTGGGCGTTGTCCTCGCCGTGGAACGGCTGATGGGCATCGAGGTGCCGGAGCGGGCCACCTGGCTGCGGATGGCCCTCGCCGAGCTGAACCGGGTGCTCAACCACCTGATGTTCCTCGGCTCCTATCCGCTGGAGATCGGCGCGATCACGCCGATGTTCTACGCCTTCCGTGAGCGGGAGACGTTGCAGGCGGTGATGGAGGAGGTCTCCGGCGGCCGGATCCACTACATGTTCAACCGGATCGGCGGGCTGAAGGAGGAGGTCCCGGCCGGCTGGACCAAGCGGGCCCGGCAGGCCGTCGCGGCGGTCCGCAAGCGGATGCCCGACCTCGACGGCATCATTCACCGCAACGACATCTTCATGGCCCGGACGGTCGGGGTCGGCGTGCTCAGCGCCGAGGACGCGGCCGCCTACGGCGCCTCCGGTCCGGTCGCCCGGGCGAGTGGTCTTGATTTCGACGTACGCCGGGACGAGCCCTACCTCTTCTATGAGGAGTTGCAGGTGCCGGTGGTGACCAAGACCGCCGGGGACTGCCACGCCCGGTTCGAGGTGCTGCTGGAGCAGGTGTACGTCTCCCTCGACCTGATCGACGCCTGCCTGGACCGGGTGGAGCGGATCGGTGGACCGGTCAACGTGCGGCTGCCCAAGGTGGTGAAGGCGCCGGAGGGGCACACCTACGCGTGGACCGAGAACCCGCTCGGGGTGAACGGCTACTACCTGGTGTCCCGGGGCGAGAAGACGCCGTGGCGGCTCAAACTGCGGACCGCCTCCTTCGCCAACGTGCAGGCGCTGGCCACGCTCATCCCGGGCTGCCTGGTCCCCGACCTGATCGCCATCCTCGGGTCGATGTTCTTCGTGGTCGGCGACATCGACAAGTAG
- the folB gene encoding dihydroneopterin aldolase, with amino-acid sequence MTGRITLSGLRARGHHGVYDFERAEGQDFVVDVTLELDLGPAARSDDVTDTVHYGELATALVGVLTGEPVNLLERLADRLLDVCLADPRVKSAVVTVHKPQAPIPHEFADVAVTLHRSRS; translated from the coding sequence ATGACCGGACGGATCACGCTGAGTGGCCTGCGGGCCCGCGGCCACCACGGCGTGTACGACTTCGAGCGGGCCGAGGGGCAGGACTTCGTGGTCGACGTGACCCTGGAGCTCGACCTGGGCCCGGCCGCCCGCAGCGACGACGTGACCGACACGGTCCACTACGGCGAGCTGGCCACCGCCCTGGTCGGGGTGCTCACCGGCGAGCCGGTCAACCTGCTGGAGCGGCTCGCCGACCGGCTCCTCGACGTGTGCCTCGCCGATCCTCGGGTCAAGTCCGCCGTGGTGACCGTGCACAAGCCGCAGGCGCCCATCCCGCACGAGTTCGCCGATGTGGCGGTCACCCTCCATCGGAGCCGTTCATGA
- the folP gene encoding dihydropteroate synthase has product MGVLNVTPDSFSDGGRYTDLDAAVQHGIALFSEGAHVIDIGGESTRPGAERVDAATEITRVVPVIEALFAHGVPVSIDTTRAAVAEAALAAGAAVINDVSGGLADPAMASVAAAAGCPWILMHWRGHSREMQKLAVYTDVVTEVRDELRARADAAIAAGVDPGMIVLDPGLGFAKLPEHNWALSAHLDVLVELGFPVLFAASRKTYLGRLLAGPDGTPRPVDGREAATLATSLLAVAAGAWGVRVHEVRATADALAVWQATGAPAIRAGAKEGR; this is encoded by the coding sequence ATGGGTGTCCTCAACGTCACGCCGGACTCCTTCTCTGACGGTGGGAGATACACCGACCTCGACGCCGCGGTTCAACACGGCATCGCCCTTTTTTCCGAAGGCGCGCACGTCATCGACATCGGCGGCGAGTCCACCCGGCCGGGGGCGGAGCGGGTGGACGCCGCCACCGAGATCACCCGGGTGGTTCCGGTGATCGAGGCGTTGTTCGCCCACGGCGTACCGGTCAGCATCGACACCACCCGCGCGGCGGTCGCCGAGGCGGCGCTGGCGGCCGGCGCCGCCGTGATCAACGACGTCTCCGGTGGCCTCGCCGACCCGGCCATGGCATCGGTCGCGGCGGCCGCCGGGTGCCCGTGGATCCTGATGCACTGGCGCGGCCACTCCCGCGAGATGCAGAAGCTCGCCGTCTACACGGACGTCGTCACCGAGGTCCGGGACGAGTTGCGGGCCCGTGCCGACGCGGCGATCGCGGCCGGCGTCGACCCCGGCATGATCGTCCTCGACCCGGGTCTCGGCTTCGCGAAACTGCCCGAGCACAACTGGGCGCTCAGTGCCCACCTCGACGTACTCGTCGAACTGGGTTTCCCGGTCCTCTTCGCGGCCAGCCGCAAGACCTACCTGGGCCGGCTGCTCGCCGGGCCGGACGGCACGCCACGGCCGGTGGACGGCCGCGAGGCGGCCACCCTCGCCACCTCTCTGCTGGCGGTCGCCGCCGGCGCCTGGGGTGTGCGGGTCCATGAGGTACGCGCGACCGCCGACGCGCTCGCCGTCTGGCAGGCGACGGGCGCACCGGCGATCCGTGCCGGAGCGAAGGAGGGCCGATGA
- a CDS encoding septum formation family protein encodes MRFGLCISGIAALLCVAGCGAGRDIDGDLTNDWGAMAPATGFVPAAETCHLSNFAVSGPRSTYEEVDCGVEHRTETVAVGEYPKPAADAAQPPAGTSAAARAAYKECDEKTTAYVGGPWRDARLWIGVTHPSPAAWNGGARWFRCELVELDSIENDGALARRTGSLRGALAGKNSDLLLTCYAIKLDKAGAISSMPSMKCTDKHNAEFAGIWTAPAGTAYPKKDASWEEFHEGCRKVAAEYAGVPLDGNLQYRIGVVSLPGNADVWGQGDHGVRCYLWLDGSDLTTSLKGKGTKALPVQYK; translated from the coding sequence ATGCGATTCGGCCTGTGTATCTCAGGAATCGCCGCCCTGCTCTGTGTGGCCGGCTGCGGCGCCGGCCGGGACATCGACGGCGATCTGACCAACGACTGGGGCGCGATGGCCCCGGCCACCGGGTTCGTACCGGCCGCCGAGACGTGCCACCTCTCCAACTTCGCCGTCTCCGGGCCGCGCTCCACCTACGAAGAGGTCGACTGCGGCGTCGAGCACCGCACCGAGACCGTGGCTGTCGGCGAGTACCCGAAGCCCGCCGCGGACGCCGCCCAGCCACCGGCCGGCACGTCGGCCGCCGCACGGGCGGCCTACAAGGAGTGCGACGAGAAGACCACCGCGTACGTCGGTGGCCCCTGGCGCGACGCCCGGCTCTGGATCGGCGTCACCCACCCCTCGCCCGCCGCGTGGAACGGCGGCGCCCGCTGGTTCCGTTGCGAGCTGGTGGAACTCGACTCGATCGAGAACGACGGCGCCCTGGCCCGGCGTACCGGCAGCCTCCGTGGCGCACTCGCCGGCAAGAACTCCGATCTGCTGCTGACCTGCTACGCCATCAAGCTGGACAAGGCCGGGGCGATCAGCAGCATGCCGTCCATGAAGTGCACGGACAAGCACAACGCCGAGTTCGCCGGGATCTGGACCGCCCCGGCCGGGACCGCCTACCCGAAGAAGGACGCCTCCTGGGAGGAGTTCCACGAGGGCTGCCGGAAGGTGGCCGCCGAATACGCCGGGGTGCCGCTCGACGGCAACCTGCAGTACCGGATCGGGGTGGTGTCGCTGCCCGGCAACGCCGACGTGTGGGGGCAGGGCGACCACGGGGTCCGCTGCTATCTGTGGCTGGACGGGTCCGATCTGACCACCTCGCTCAAGGGCAAGGGGACGAAGGCCCTCCCGGTCCAGTACAAGTAA
- a CDS encoding ABC transporter permease yields the protein MAYDDTTFRRPGDEKTESDPAAYRRRVQYDDTAGTTLDQSLRSPVTTTGALPTVTDDGRDRLGIHLGWEVMLLVAAGVLGFLLRREDVAALQRPALDALLVTGAAIGLLTLGAGLTLRAGVPNLALGPIALAAALQYAENGDQGVVKAIVPALIIAAAGALAIAALVVVLHVPGWAATLAAGLGVIVYIQMRPEPVVVQGDWDPTGKAFLFFGGFALLAVLGGALGAIGPVRRFVGRMRPVGDPARRRGVAAAVPAVLALIVSSLFAVGAGVLFAAQADRPIEPETGLEWTGIALGLAMLAGTSAYGRRGGIFGTLFAVTALTLFLEYSDRLDLKIALFAIAAAVFTAGLIVTRFVESYGAAYQSAAPEEWNAAASNGTWSPTLPETWNSPATPAPRSDRWG from the coding sequence ATGGCGTACGACGACACCACCTTCCGCCGGCCCGGTGACGAGAAGACCGAGAGCGACCCGGCCGCCTACCGGCGCCGGGTGCAGTACGACGACACCGCCGGCACCACCCTCGACCAGTCTCTGCGGAGCCCGGTGACCACCACCGGCGCGCTCCCGACCGTGACCGACGACGGCCGCGACCGGCTCGGCATCCACCTCGGCTGGGAGGTCATGCTGCTGGTCGCCGCGGGCGTCCTCGGCTTCCTGCTGCGCCGCGAGGACGTGGCCGCCCTCCAGCGCCCGGCCCTCGACGCGCTGCTGGTCACCGGCGCCGCGATCGGCCTGCTCACGCTCGGCGCCGGGCTCACCCTGCGGGCCGGCGTGCCGAACCTGGCCCTCGGGCCGATCGCCCTGGCCGCCGCCCTCCAGTACGCCGAGAACGGCGACCAGGGCGTGGTCAAGGCGATCGTCCCGGCACTGATCATCGCGGCCGCCGGCGCCCTGGCGATCGCCGCCCTGGTGGTCGTGCTGCACGTCCCCGGCTGGGCCGCCACCCTGGCCGCCGGGCTCGGCGTCATCGTCTACATCCAGATGCGGCCCGAGCCGGTCGTCGTGCAGGGCGACTGGGACCCGACCGGCAAGGCGTTCCTGTTCTTCGGCGGGTTCGCGCTGCTCGCGGTGCTGGGCGGGGCGCTCGGCGCGATCGGCCCGGTGCGCCGCTTCGTCGGCCGGATGCGCCCGGTCGGCGACCCGGCCCGCCGCCGTGGTGTGGCCGCCGCCGTCCCGGCCGTCCTCGCGCTGATCGTCTCCTCGCTCTTCGCGGTCGGCGCCGGGGTGCTGTTCGCCGCCCAGGCGGACCGCCCGATCGAGCCGGAGACCGGCCTCGAGTGGACCGGCATCGCGCTCGGCCTGGCCATGCTCGCCGGCACCAGCGCGTACGGCCGTCGTGGCGGCATCTTCGGCACCCTGTTCGCGGTGACCGCCCTGACCCTCTTCCTGGAGTACTCGGACCGCCTCGACCTCAAGATCGCCCTGTTCGCGATCGCCGCGGCGGTCTTCACGGCGGGCCTGATCGTCACCCGGTTCGTCGAGTCGTACGGCGCCGCCTACCAGTCGGCGGCCCCCGAGGAGTGGAACGCCGCGGCCTCCAACGGCACGTGGTCGCCCACCCTGCCGGAGACGTGGAACTCGCCGGCCACCCCGGCGCCGCGCAGCGACCGTTGGGGATGA
- the panD gene encoding aspartate 1-decarboxylase, translating into MLRTMLKSKIHRATVTQADLHYVGSVTVDLDLLEAADLIPGEQVAIVDVTNGARLETYVIPGERGSGVIGINGAAAHLVHPGDLVILISYGQMDDAEARAYQPRVVHVDADNRVIELGADPAEAVPGMAGDLVRGDLTLAVG; encoded by the coding sequence ATGCTTCGGACCATGCTGAAGTCGAAGATCCACCGAGCCACCGTGACGCAGGCCGACCTGCACTACGTCGGCTCGGTCACCGTCGACCTCGACCTGCTCGAGGCGGCCGACCTGATCCCCGGTGAGCAGGTGGCGATCGTCGACGTGACCAACGGGGCGCGCCTGGAGACGTACGTGATCCCCGGTGAGCGGGGCAGCGGCGTGATCGGCATCAACGGGGCCGCCGCGCATCTGGTGCACCCGGGCGACCTGGTCATCCTGATCTCGTACGGGCAGATGGACGACGCCGAGGCGCGCGCCTACCAGCCGCGGGTCGTGCACGTGGACGCCGACAACCGGGTCATCGAGCTGGGCGCGGACCCGGCCGAGGCGGTTCCCGGAATGGCCGGTGACCTGGTACGCGGCGACCTCACCCTGGCTGTGGGATAG